A window of Phycisphaerae bacterium contains these coding sequences:
- a CDS encoding galactokinase, whose product GRTMLAAAGETMDPVQLGLLAQKAEHDWAGAPCGIMDQFICVLGRAGHALLLDCRSQEFEHVAMAFDHAALLIADTRVKHDLGNSEYPVRRAQCEKAAAIIGRHERGVAALRDVDAAMLEKYKGRLDPLLYRRARHVVGEDQRVMEAAAGFRSGDLAAAGDAMNRSHESARDDYEISCEELNFLVDRVRECEGVYGARMSGGGFGGCIVALIDTARGEAIEARLTETYEKRFNISPGIFVTAAAGGAEVLQS is encoded by the coding sequence ACGGGCGGACGATGCTGGCGGCGGCAGGCGAGACGATGGATCCGGTGCAACTCGGGTTGCTCGCGCAGAAGGCGGAGCACGACTGGGCGGGCGCGCCGTGCGGGATCATGGACCAGTTCATCTGCGTTCTCGGCCGAGCGGGTCACGCGCTGCTGCTGGACTGCCGGTCGCAGGAGTTCGAGCACGTGGCGATGGCGTTCGATCACGCGGCTTTGCTGATCGCCGATACGCGGGTGAAGCACGATCTGGGCAACAGCGAGTATCCGGTTCGGCGAGCCCAGTGCGAGAAGGCGGCGGCGATCATCGGGAGACACGAGCGTGGCGTTGCGGCGCTGCGCGACGTGGACGCGGCGATGCTGGAGAAGTATAAGGGCAGGCTTGATCCGCTGTTGTATCGGCGGGCGCGGCACGTGGTGGGCGAGGACCAGCGGGTGATGGAGGCGGCGGCGGGATTCCGCAGCGGGGATCTGGCGGCGGCGGGCGACGCGATGAACCGGTCACACGAATCGGCGCGCGACGATTACGAGATTTCGTGCGAGGAGCTGAACTTTCTGGTCGATCGGGTTCGCGAGTGCGAGGGCGTGTACGGGGCGCGGATGTCGGGCGGCGGGTTCGGCGGCTGCATCGTGGCGCTGATCGACACGGCGCGGGGCGAGGCGATCGAGGCCCGTCTGACCGAGACGTACGAGAAGCGGTTCAACATCAGCCCCGGTATTTTTGTGACGGCTGCGGCAGGCGGCGCGGAGGTGCTTCAGTCATGA
- the trpD gene encoding anthranilate phosphoribosyltransferase, protein MMRAVLEQLVRGEDLSGERMRAVFEQLMAGELTDAQIAAFLAALACKRPSSEELAAAAAVMREKVTTVPVGVDAIDTCGTGGDARSTFNVSTCAAIIAAGAGAYVAKHGNKTNTRVSGSAEAFAALGVNIDAEVPVVARCIEEAHVGFCFAIKLHPAMKYAAPVRRAMAIKTIFNFLGPLTNPAHVKRQVIGVPNADETELVCDALRRLGAERAMVVHAMERLCDISIAGPTRISELRDGTVRTYVTRPEELGLSASSLDAIMVESPQQSAERIGEILAGKKGPCRDIAAVNAAAALVVAGLADDLKTGLRLAVESIDSGAARAALARQVEISNAG, encoded by the coding sequence ATGATGCGAGCCGTTCTGGAACAGTTGGTGCGCGGCGAGGATCTGTCGGGCGAGCGGATGCGTGCGGTGTTCGAGCAGCTCATGGCGGGCGAGTTGACCGATGCGCAGATCGCGGCGTTTCTGGCGGCGCTGGCGTGCAAGCGGCCGAGTTCGGAGGAGTTGGCGGCGGCGGCGGCGGTGATGCGCGAGAAGGTAACGACGGTGCCGGTGGGCGTGGACGCGATCGACACGTGCGGGACGGGCGGCGACGCGCGGAGCACGTTCAACGTTTCGACGTGCGCAGCGATCATCGCGGCGGGGGCGGGGGCGTACGTGGCCAAGCACGGGAACAAGACGAACACGCGGGTTTCGGGCAGCGCGGAGGCGTTTGCGGCGCTGGGGGTGAACATCGACGCCGAGGTGCCGGTCGTCGCGCGGTGCATCGAGGAGGCGCACGTGGGTTTTTGTTTCGCGATCAAGCTGCATCCGGCGATGAAGTACGCGGCGCCGGTGCGGCGTGCGATGGCGATCAAGACGATTTTCAATTTTCTGGGTCCGCTGACGAATCCGGCGCACGTGAAGCGTCAGGTGATCGGGGTGCCGAACGCGGACGAGACGGAGCTGGTGTGCGACGCGTTGCGGCGGCTTGGGGCGGAGCGTGCGATGGTGGTGCACGCGATGGAGCGGCTGTGCGACATTTCGATTGCCGGGCCGACGCGGATCAGCGAGCTTCGCGACGGGACGGTGCGGACGTACGTGACGCGGCCGGAGGAGCTAGGGCTTTCGGCGTCGAGTCTTGATGCGATCATGGTCGAGAGTCCCCAGCAGAGCGCGGAGCGGATCGGCGAGATTCTGGCGGGCAAGAAGGGTCCGTGCCGCGATATCGCGGCGGTCAACGCGGCGGCGGCGCTGGTGGTGGCCGGGTTGGCGGATGATCTGAAGACGGGTTTGAGGCTGGCGGTTGAGAGCATCGACTCCGGCGCGGCGAGGGCGGCGCTGGCGAGGCAGGTTGAGATTTCGAATGCTGGTTGA
- a CDS encoding HAD-IA family hydrolase, with protein sequence MSSTAGRWRGVLFDFDYTLADSSPGVIECVNFALREMGLAAAAAEHIRATIGYSLADAFAILTNRCDPRAVEAFGKLFLERSEQVMVDLTRVYPCVPAVVGRLRRAGLKLAVVSTKYRRRIEAVLAREKLADQFDLVIGGDQVKRSKPDPEGLLAAMARLEVAERACLYVGDSVVDVRTARNAGVAFAAVLSGVTERSALESAGATWIMASLEELPERLEVAER encoded by the coding sequence ATGTCTAGCACAGCCGGGCGGTGGCGGGGGGTTTTGTTTGATTTTGATTATACGTTGGCGGATTCTTCGCCTGGGGTGATTGAGTGCGTCAATTTCGCGCTGCGTGAGATGGGGTTGGCGGCGGCGGCGGCGGAGCATATTCGGGCGACGATCGGGTACAGTCTGGCGGATGCGTTCGCGATATTGACGAATCGGTGCGATCCGCGGGCGGTGGAGGCGTTTGGGAAGTTGTTTCTGGAGCGATCGGAGCAGGTGATGGTGGATTTGACGCGGGTGTATCCGTGCGTGCCGGCGGTGGTCGGGCGGCTGAGGCGGGCGGGGTTGAAGCTGGCGGTGGTGTCGACGAAGTATCGGCGTCGGATCGAGGCGGTGCTGGCGCGGGAGAAGCTGGCGGATCAGTTCGATCTGGTGATCGGCGGGGATCAGGTCAAGCGGAGCAAGCCGGATCCGGAGGGTCTGTTGGCGGCGATGGCGCGGCTGGAGGTGGCGGAGCGGGCGTGTTTGTACGTGGGCGACAGCGTGGTGGACGTTCGGACGGCGAGGAACGCGGGTGTGGCGTTCGCGGCGGTGCTCAGCGGGGTGACGGAGCGTTCGGCGCTCGAGTCGGCTGGCGCGACGTGGATCATGGCGAGTCTTGAGGAACTGCCGGAGAGGCTTGAGGTCGCGGAGCGATGA
- a CDS encoding YbfB/YjiJ family MFS transporter, producing MRDETAGATRYAWVILAVGTFVVFGSLGLGRFSYTAVLPAMQAGLAMDSTQAGTLATANLAGYLALSAVGGALAVRFGPRAVIATGLAVAGAAMVLTGFADGFVSAAVWRAMAGVGSGASNVPVMGLLAAWFAPQRRGLAAGIGVSGSSIGLIFVGWAAPPILEAYGEAGWRACWFVFGAITLGLAAVSVALLRNRPSSTSAAKAAVSPVAWGSVYRSGAVWRLGLVYVAFGFSYIIYLTFFVKFLMAEGGYRPSEAGDLYAVIGWFSLLCGLIWGTVSDRIGRKFALAAVYLIHAVAFALFPAWPSPAGFTISAVLFGVSAWSIPAIMAAGCGDLLGGRLAPAGLGFMTLFFGIGQTAAPGVAGAMADAAGSLMPAFWLAAGVALAGAVGSLTLPRFAEGSKR from the coding sequence ATGAGGGATGAGACGGCGGGAGCGACCCGTTACGCGTGGGTGATATTGGCGGTCGGGACGTTTGTGGTGTTTGGGTCGCTGGGGTTGGGGCGGTTCAGCTACACGGCGGTGCTGCCGGCGATGCAGGCGGGGCTGGCGATGGATTCGACGCAGGCTGGGACGCTGGCGACGGCGAACCTGGCGGGGTATCTGGCGTTGTCGGCGGTCGGCGGGGCGCTGGCGGTGCGGTTCGGGCCGCGGGCGGTGATCGCGACGGGATTGGCGGTGGCCGGGGCGGCGATGGTGCTGACGGGTTTTGCAGATGGATTTGTTTCGGCGGCGGTGTGGCGGGCGATGGCGGGTGTGGGAAGCGGGGCGAGCAACGTGCCGGTGATGGGGTTGCTGGCGGCGTGGTTCGCGCCGCAGCGGCGGGGGCTGGCGGCGGGGATCGGGGTGTCCGGGTCGTCGATCGGGCTGATCTTTGTCGGCTGGGCTGCGCCGCCGATTCTGGAGGCGTATGGCGAGGCGGGCTGGCGGGCGTGCTGGTTCGTGTTCGGGGCGATCACGCTGGGATTGGCGGCGGTGTCGGTGGCGCTGCTTCGGAATCGGCCTTCAAGCACGTCGGCGGCGAAGGCAGCGGTTTCGCCGGTGGCGTGGGGCAGCGTGTACCGGTCGGGGGCGGTGTGGCGGCTTGGGCTGGTGTACGTGGCGTTCGGTTTTTCGTACATTATCTATCTGACGTTTTTCGTCAAGTTTCTGATGGCGGAGGGCGGGTACCGTCCGTCGGAGGCGGGGGACCTGTACGCGGTGATCGGGTGGTTCAGTCTGTTGTGCGGACTGATCTGGGGGACGGTGTCGGACCGGATCGGACGGAAGTTTGCGTTGGCGGCGGTGTACCTGATCCACGCGGTGGCGTTCGCGTTGTTTCCCGCGTGGCCGAGCCCAGCGGGCTTTACGATCTCAGCGGTGCTGTTCGGGGTGTCGGCGTGGAGCATTCCGGCGATCATGGCGGCGGGATGCGGGGATTTGCTGGGCGGGCGATTGGCGCCGGCGGGGTTGGGGTTTATGACGCTGTTTTTCGGGATCGGTCAGACGGCGGCGCCCGGAGTGGCGGGGGCGATGGCGGACGCGGCGGGTTCGTTGATGCCGGCGTTCTGGCTGGCGGCGGGCGTGGCGTTGGCGGGCGCGGTGGGATCGCTGACGCTGCCGCGTTTTGCGGAGGGTTCAAAACGGTGA
- a CDS encoding HAD family hydrolase, with the protein MVRYYRRSEFAGILGRSIAAVADVLSEAGLPVAAGEELGRRADAERYESIDHAVRPLEGRLGRVFGFDPARVEAELVDRAARAFLAETFALAHRYEDVVPVLSKLKERRVRTAIISNTPWGSPARLWREELGRHGLTDLVDRAVFCGEVGYRKPHPAIFHYALERLGVGPEACLFVGDDPRWDVAGPRAVGIEAVLIDRLGEWPEADAPRIRTLEALLDQSSRGSEG; encoded by the coding sequence CTGGTGCGGTACTACCGGCGGAGCGAGTTCGCGGGGATTCTGGGGCGGTCGATCGCAGCGGTGGCGGACGTTTTGTCGGAGGCGGGATTGCCGGTGGCGGCGGGGGAGGAGCTGGGGCGTCGGGCGGATGCGGAGCGTTACGAGTCGATCGACCACGCGGTTCGGCCGCTGGAGGGGCGGCTGGGGCGGGTGTTCGGGTTCGATCCGGCGCGGGTGGAGGCGGAACTGGTGGATCGGGCGGCGCGGGCGTTTCTGGCGGAGACGTTCGCTCTCGCGCATCGTTACGAGGATGTAGTACCGGTACTTAGCAAGCTTAAGGAGCGACGCGTTCGGACGGCCATCATTTCGAACACACCGTGGGGCAGTCCGGCGCGGCTTTGGCGGGAGGAGTTGGGGCGGCATGGGCTTACCGATCTGGTGGATCGGGCGGTGTTTTGCGGGGAGGTGGGGTATCGCAAGCCGCACCCGGCAATTTTTCACTATGCGCTGGAGCGGCTTGGGGTCGGGCCGGAGGCGTGTTTGTTTGTGGGGGACGATCCGCGGTGGGACGTTGCGGGACCGCGGGCGGTGGGGATCGAGGCGGTCTTGATCGATCGGCTGGGGGAGTGGCCGGAGGCGGATGCGCCGCGGATCAGGACGCTTGAGGCGCTGTTGGATCAGTCGTCGCGGGGGTCGGAGGGCTGA